The sequence atatattggCCCTAAAAATACatggtatttattttctttattcatattgtacataaatgaaaaaaagcaaaattggttttaaaaaaataacttataatgttTTAGGACACCATTTCATGTTGATGTTTATACATCATATAGCTGGTCAGTTAATGTAACTGGAAGAAAGAAATGGATATTGCTTCCACCAGGAGAAGAAGAGAAATTGAAGGATACTCTGGGGAATCTACCTTTATTATTTGATCCTGAAAAATTTCATAACATCaactattttgaaattattcaagAAAAAGGTGATGGACTTTTTGTTCCCTCTGGATGGCATCACCAAGTTTTCAATGATCTTGATACTATttctattaatcataattttgttaatgCTTGCAACATTGAGATTGTGTGGAAagctttacaaaaaaatttaatttctgttGAACATGAGATAAAAGAATTTCGAGAAATGCCAGAATTTACATCACAGTGccaacttatattaaaatcagtttttGGCATGGATTTTGAGTCATTTGTAAATTTCATTATTCACATAGCCCAGAAAAGGTTGGACCACATGAATGGGGAtacatctttattatttaatgtttattgtctTGAAAAGAATCATAtctgttttgatttaaaaattatattaaaaataattaagtcaaTACAAAACCATCACTTgttccttaaaaatattatatcacccAATATAGCactagaattattaaatattgaacaaacCATTAATGAatccttaaattaaaaagtaattacagATGTGAATTCGTATAAGCATATACACAACTGTTTTTAATCAAGTCTTGTATTTTTGAGTTTGTATATCCTAATTCTTTTAATACCATAACTGTATGTTCTCCATGCTTTGGAGGTTTTTGTTTTCCACTAGCAATTCCTGGCGAAATAGATAATTTTGGGGCAGGTTCTGGCTGAAAGTAATTTTCTTCatctttataaaatgattttcgtGTTGAATGACACATATTTTTACCTACTTGATCTATATCTAATACTGGAGTAACACAAGCAtctaaattttcaaaaattgtacaccATTCCTCTTGTGTTTTTGTCAGgaaaatttcttcaaatttttttttacaaatatctttattaccttgtgtatatatttctttGGATAAATTTAGGCCTACTAAAAGATTAGCATAGAATTGAGGTTCCAAAGATCCAACtgccataaatttattatcttttgttttgtaaGTTGTATAAAATGGATAACCACCATCCAACATATTTGAACCAGGTTCCTCACTAAATAAATCtgtattttgtgatttatataCCCAAGCTCCAATATAAGCAGCACCTTCGGTCATACTTGCATCTATAATTTGTCCCTTTCCAGATCTTGTTCTGTCTAGTAAAGCTAAAAGTATTCCAAGAACACATATAACACTACCACCAGCAAAATCTGCTATGAGATTCAGTGGTGGTTGAGGAGGCTGGCCATTTTTGGTGAGCTTAGAAAGTAAACCAGACATAGcaacataatttatatcatgacccgctttatttctataataaccaCTTTGACCATACCCTGTTAATTGGGCATAAATTAATCTtggattttcttttaaaagtaacTTAGCACCCAATCCTAACTTTTCAAGGACACCTGGTCTGTATGTATCTAATAAAACATCTGATGTGGCACAcaactttttcaatatttccaccccttcttttgttttcaaattaacagAAATGGCTTTTTTACCGTTAGACATTATTTCTATGGGAGGAGGATTTAACTGAaaagaaaagataaattataattcaaaattacttaatttggcattttcgaataaaatgtaaattttaattaaaaatgtaaaatacctTTTGAACAATTGTTACTGTTGCCCCAAAATCTGCTAATATTGTTCCACAAAAAGGACCTGGAGCTAATCCTATCATTTCTATAACTTTAATACCTTTCAACgccattgttaattaatatgtaagtcaacactcaacaaaaatacataatcaaattgtaataaatcaaTCTTCTATCTTAATCGATCAATAAACAGATCAAAGTCTAATCTCCAATCAGTGTTGCCGTTACATAAAATGTTAAGTCTCCTAGGCTGTGTTAAAAAATCAACTGGTTTTGCATAaagtaagttaatttaaaatccgtAAAACTTCGCTAACTTTTTAAGGTCGACTTGATATAACATTATGTAAGTAACTTCAATGTTAAAAAATCGTATTTGAGTACAAGAAACACGAAGATTCACAGAAGGTACATtctgttttgatttgattattagaTATTCATCTgtcaaatagttatatatatatattttatttaagtaatgatTTCTGGCTTAATCGACTATAAAAACTGTTCGAGCTCTTAAAAAAACGCGAGAAGTCACTATACCATAATTTTTAATCTCTTCTGAAAACTGCTAACAGCAGTACTGTTTACAAAAAACGTTTATCAATCAGTATGCATtagattgataatattattatcaactcAGAGattaccaattattttaaaaagttatgaaaTTAAAGCGGAAAGTAATGAATTGTATTTGTACAATAGATTAGAATATAGATTAGGATAGATAGAAAAAGAGGCTTGTCtatggtagttttttttttatttgtactatttAGAAAATTTCATTGATCATAGGAATTATATAGGTCTGTTACCTGCTTGCTTTACCGttgtaaattattgttactGGGAACttgttaagaataattttattaaaccaatGGTACTCACTATTAACAACataatacacatttaaaacataaagcAAAGAAGACCATAAGTTTCACctcaaattatactttaccaTTGTTCTATACCatgacataatttttaattattagtataaaaacgTGTGTTTGTGCTATTCACATATTTGGCATAATTGaaacataatttacatttaaaaaaaatgtattagtttTTGTCTTTGTGTTGACTCATTTTCGTTTCATTTCGTTTTCGAGTTTCATATCAAAactattgtaaagtttcatttaaattgatgattttaccgtaaatttaaataatttgtagtgTCATGTCCGATCATCAGTCCCTGATATTATACCTCTCCTATCCGTATCCCTGATACCTCCtacaaatttctattaaatgttacttaattaatgagacaatacatttatttttcaaattgttttattactaataatcaaatcgatttttttttatgcggGGTATTCCCATGAATCTTcattagattaattaaattattgcttttatttttagtagtcAAATCTAAATGGCAACACTATTGCAGATTAGAATTAGCTAATAGCTTACTCTTACTTACTTTCCCTCGCTCTGCTGAGTGCTGACGCttactgtatttatattatttagaaaaataagaaatttataatgttcttataatatagaaaaaaacattttgttactaGTGTGTAGAAATTTGTATCTTGAAGAGTGAAAATGTCTGTTGCCTTTGCACCTCGAGGTAATCGACCTCAATTAAGCCCAGCACAAATCCAAAAAATGTTGGATGAAAATGCacatttaatacaaacaatTCAAGAATATCAAGCTAAAGGTCAGCTCATGGAATGCCACCAATATCAGCAAGTTTTACATAGGAATTTGGTTTATTTAGCAACAGTAGCGGATGCCAATCAGAATATTCAAGCTCTTCTACCGGTAAATAGAAATCAAAGTGAATTATACTATTATTGGTTCTTCAATTCTTGAAAGAAGTAAATACAATACTGATTAATTaatctacttttatttaatttaaaaaaaatagttggaTGTCTTTTAATTCCGTCTCGTGACTTAtaccataaatatttcaataatagtaataatatgttttaatgtgcTGTTTGACTAgatacgatttatttttaaacagaatgGTATAGTCCTACTGTTCATGAAAATCATATTTAgacataatgtttattttataatttttcagcCACCACACCAATTAGCTGCTGGTAATGTTCAACAAGGTCCACTAAACCCACCTACAAGTGGAGCTGAAGTCCCAGGATCACCTCAACAGCCCTACAGGCCACCATCTGGGGTTTCATCTACTCCAACTCGACCAACTCAATCATATGGTCAAAGACCATACCCACAAAATCAGTATCAAGGACAGTATCAAGGTGCTCCAGGTGTCTATCCACCTCAAGCTAGTTACGGGCCTCCCGGGCAAGGATATGGACCGCCTAATCCATCGCAACAACCACAGGGTTATCCTCCCAATTCAACTTATGGTCCACCCATTACTACTTCTCCCAATAATTATCCACCATCAACACACCCAGGTCCAGGATATCCCCAATCATCTAGTCAGCAACCTTATGCTCCTCCACCAGGTAGTCCAGCTGCAGCAGGCTCACCATATCCTGTGCGTGGTTCAAGTCAACCGGCATACACAGGAAATTCAGGTTATCCACCTCCCCAATCTGGTGCTAATTATCCGAATGTTGGTGTCAGTTCTTATAACTCAACAACATCTCAACCTCAACCATATCAATCTCAACCTTTTCCAAATACTACCCCAACTTCTGCATATAGCTCAACTCCTATTTCACAACCTAATCGTTCCCCACAACCTCCTCCCAGTGGATACACATCACAAAACCCAACAAGCACAGGATATGGTTCACCATCTGCTCAATCACCAACTTATAATTCTAGTTCCCATGGAAATAATGTCCCTCCATCAACTGTAGCATCAGGTGCTCCGCCCCAAAGTGGTCCCCCAGGGCAACAATATCCTCCGGGTGGTCAACCCTCTCCATATCCCCCAGCAACACAACCGCCTTATTCTAATCCATCATCTCAACCTGGAAGTCCTGCTCCCTCGGTATCAACTGCTCCTCCTCCACAATCGTCATATCCTCAAAACCCTCAAAATTATCCCCCTGGAGGTGGTGCTTATCCTCCTCATGCCTATCAACAAGGTTATCCTCCAGCTCAATATCCACCGTCTCCTTATCCATATGCCCGTGCCCCTGCACCTGGAGCACCACCACCTGGAGCTCCACAACCCTATCCTGGTTATGGCTTTCAGCCCCCTAATCAGCAATAGTCAtagatattgtattaaaaaaagaattgagAAGTCAATTGCTAAAAATCAGTCCTACAAAAATTGCTCGATTGTATTTGGGGAGTAAACTATCTCAAAGTaaggattttaataatattatctataaatgaTTTTCATGTTAATATTAAGATAGTTTAAGGGATAATCATaagattaagtaataataattaaggtaCTGTTAGTTGGTTTTTATAGTATTCAAATTTTGGCCTTTTTTCTAATAAGAAGAAAGTACAGTTATAGGTATAATTGAATGGATTTAAGTAgtctttttaattgtaaaaataggtcaaaataaatttcactGAAAGCactattgttttgttataattatttattaatattacaccaATAACTACAAAACTATTGTCatctgttacaaaataaatatacagaatcttgatgaatataaaataaaaggattgtaagtattttatgtttttttttactgtaataataaaataaggttaAGGAGACACTACACAAACTAGACAATACAGCAGGCATGATGATATAGAAGTTTAATACACTTTATTGCTTCCTTTTATTTTCctcattcaaaataaaagttgtaTTCAAGCTGTGTAGATAtgacatagttttttttattattctattagtCTCTTTCTGTACGTATTTACTAAGATTCTTCAAAGGTTATTGTTGGCTCATCAAAGAGATGTATTGATTCATCATGATATTCAATAGGTAGGTCTTCAACAGGAGGGTGTGTTGGAAAAGGAGGGggagtatttaatttttttaatggtaatactgtatcaaataaataacacattgcTCCTGTTTCTCCAGGTATAGCTACTCCTAGTGTCCAAAGAATATTGTGTTTTGTATTGATACGTAAAATTTTTACACCACGTAATGTTCTCCatctaaaaaattattaaaattagtttcatGTTCAATTAAGTCTAGAATAGAGtaatttaagaaacaaaacTAACCTGTTTCCCATATGACCTGGCATTTTTGTACCAGGCCAAACACGCGCCTTTTCACCTCCAGCTCCAATATTTCCAGGCCGTCTGTGTGTTTTAGTAACACCATGAGATGCTGGCATCCCTTTAAAACCCCACCGCTTCATAACTCCTTGAAATCCACGATCTATACTACAATGTTAAAATGTCTTTTTAGATTTACAAATAGATTATTACTTAAATCAAGAATCATACTAACGTTTTAGCTCTGATGTCCACATGATCACCAACTCTAAAGTGAGTTGCAAACAATGGTGTCCCGGTTGGAAGTGCTGCATGGGGTGAGATCATAAATCTGCATAAGTGTTTCTTGGGTAACATTCCTACACTGTTAAAAAGTCCACAATATTCTTTTGTGACTGTGCTGGGGTCAATTGTTTCAGAACCAACTAAAAGACAACCCAATTTCCGTTTTTCTTTCCAAACAACTTTAGATGATTTCATTGGCTTAAATTCTTCTGGAGGTATGTATTTTATGACATGGTTGTCTACAACCTGGTAAATAAAGAAACactaatcaaaatcaattttaaagcaTGACTGAAAGAAATGAATAACACTGTAATGaacatttttcttaaatttgggCAAAATTTAGTTAGTTTAATGTGGAATAAAAGCAAAAGTAGAATTTCTATAAGCATcttctatacataatataataaaaagaatgtAAATATTCCACAAAAGCTGCATGGCCatgttgtaaaatttaaatatcatcattTCAGTACAAGcatataagatattaaatatttagttaagacTTAAATTGTCtttactatttgaaataaagttaGGTTATAGAATTACCTGTAATAATGTGGTTTGAAATTTTTTACCATCCTTTGACCACATTGGATAATTTCCTATTTTCCGTGCTATAAGACCAACTCGACGTGTAAATGGATTCCATTGTACTAGTTCTTGTGGTTCATTATTGGCTAGTGGTGACACCAAGGCAGATTGGTgtattaatttatcttgtttTACTTCCTCCAGAAAATCTTTGTTTTCTTGTGTAAGCAATTCATCACTCATCTGTAAAGAATTTGATTAATCATAGTAATATGCCATAATTGATAACTCAAaagaaaaaagacaaaaatattacatacaactCTTTCTTTGGGTAAATACCAATATGGAGGTCGGAATCTCGGGTGAGAGAAATGTGatctagttattatattatcaattctgaaaaaaaaaaagaaatggttttcaaaaacatattaGCCTATAAGCATCTACAGACAATTCTGCATTGATTGGTCATAGTGTCAATTTGTTcagcagcaaaaaaaaaattatatgaactgaactgaatatattttcattttgactaACCATCTCagtttatattcaaattctAAACATATCAACTGCGAAACATAAGATGAGCTTTGAGTAGTGGTATCATACAGATTATTTTCTAACTTAAAGAGACAGTTACCACAATTATCAATAATTCGTTTTATGAATTCAAACATTTTACTTAACTTAATCGAGCAATTTATATGCTGCTTTTCAAAATGCCGTTTTAataagtcaaaaaaatatttatatgtaattatcatTTTTCAGTCATACCTTTCTGTATTTGCattctattatttatcatttatgaatattttgaattaaaataaattattatattttaataggtgttgtggtaattttttattaaacagtaaCCTATGATTCCTATGAAGTAGAGGTTTCCTATTCCTAGTAAATAGAggttattataaagtttagaCTTATTAACTACTAACCTCATCTTGCTTAATACGGTGcacaataatttcatattagaAGTCgtcatattgtatttatttaattcagaaaATCACTTTTATAAACATTCGGTTTATAAACCCCTATAACAGAATACATTCATCCTAGTTCGTAGTGATCAAGATTTAAGATAGTGACAGTGACAGATGTGATGTGATTTTTCTGACACTTGACAATTACAATTGACAGTCATTTTATTTGACTCGTACAAGTCTCTTAAATCCaaagatttttatgaaaatagtaGCTCACTCCTTTCtccaaaaaaacttttattacgattttaaatcaaaataattataaacatttactcgattaaaaaaaaaagtttcttcttcttctttctttctttcttgcAACGAGTTTTTAAGGGTAATCTAAATGTGTTGAAAAAAtcgatttataatttgttttatgtatttatattttctagttaatatttttagcatactgttttattgtattattcaaaatatggcATAGACTTAAGTCGTgtttcaaaacatttaatattaagattatctttgtttcaaaaaataacacaatatcATATCAATCGTTATATATATCGGCTATTgagttaaataaaagattaatttaatactgaAGCGTCATTAGAAGTGTGTAATATAGGTATATCAATTTCGAAATTTGTTTAATTGAGCCCATAGAtcaaattattatctatatcgGTCAAATGCCAATTGATTTTTTCTTAATCAGATTCTTATTTTTTGTGCCTATTGCTTTTACACACGCAATGTATCCGAGTGACGTGCAAAACCGCAAATTATGAATGTTGAGGTAAACGTTTCAAGTATCTGAATTATGCACGACAAAATTTAGAATCtgtcataatattttaggtgttttttttttggtagttaATAGTTAATctcgatattataataaaacttttgtctaatatgttaatatataaataaaataaacaatttattataatttatagacaTAGTTGAAGACACGAATGTTGATAACATAAACATtatccattaaattaaaatattaagacaatACTGATGTGGTTTTGTAAACGGTTGTCGGTAAATCGTGTCTActgtctatatttttatatcaatgtacGTCCTTTGTCCAACGCTTCGACGAGAGGAGAGAGATCATagtgtttaatgtttatacttttatatactcTGTGCTGTCACTTTTAAGacacttttttaaatgtaaatatttgtaaagaaaaagtaaatagTTATCGAAAACTGTCCTCTCCCTTTAAGTAGATTAAGTAATTGTAACAATATGCTAgccaaatataaaaactttattgttttaattttactaaattatttgacTTCAAATTTAGGGcacaatattcaaatatatggcCCTGGCCTACAAcctaaaaatatagttatgcCGGCGAGATATTTCGTGGTTAACTTTACATCTATTGATGAAAACTCGTAagatagaaaaattgataattttgggtaacattaaataaaactatttgttaAAACTCATGACTTCTTTTAGATATTCAAGAGATTTAATCTCTAACTTTGCTGTAGAAATAAGTGGAAAGTCTTTGAAAAACAACCATTGTCGTGTTTGGGCAAATAATTTGGATCGAAAAGATGGGACTTTTATCGTGCGGTATAAAGTATATGAGACATGTACTGAATTATCAAttagcatttattataaaaacaagcaCATACACGATTCACCTTTTAAATTTGAAGGTACAGTgacgtaattataaaaatagctattaataatttgaatagaaatcattaaatttttgGGCATGGACTATTTATCAAGGTTATTTgtcaattcaaattattaacttGTAGGTCCCATACAGCCAGACCAATGTGTCTGCCCAGAAGAAGATGTGAATCAATGGCTTAAACAATATCAATGTCCTTCATCCTATGATCAAATTGAAATGGATCTAAAACCATTTCAACAACTTGTAATGAAGAATCAAgtacaaaaaattattaaacattaccaTAAACCTGAAAGTACAAGTTTTTGtcattatgttataaaaaataatgaaatatatagagACTGTTATGGAAAACATGTTGGATTTAACATGTTTGCTGATAACATTTTGCTATCTTTAACAAGAAAAGTTGTATTGCCCGATATGGAATTAGTAATAAATCTCGGTGACTGGCCATTAGTGCACAAGGATACTGAACCACTTCCTATCTTCTCATGGTGTGGTAGTAATGAAACACTAGACATTGTCATGCCTACCTATGATATAACCGAATCGGCTTTAGAGAACATGGGGAGGTAAGTCAGAAAAGAAATAGTAAAtagttattcaataattaattacatttttaaactacTATTATTTCAATTCATATACATATCTCTGAAAATAGTATTGTAATGCACAAAAATAAATGCATACATATTATTTCTTGAAGTACacagaataaagtatattgattaaatacataatgtcATATTTACTTTATGTTCTACTTTCATTAATTCATTTAGAATTTATGTTACAGGGTCACATTAGATACTTTATCAGTTCAAGGTAATGTGGAACGTAAGTGGGAGGACAGAGAAAATCGTGCATTTTGGCGAGGGCGAGACTCCCGCGCTGAGAGATTAAAACTCATTGATATAGCAAGGGCTCATCCCGACTTATTAAATGCTTCTCTcacaaatttctttttttttcgtgaAAAAGAAGCAGAATATGGACCAAAGCTACCTcatgtttcttttttcaaattttttgatgtatgtataataataataataaatgcataaatatttaaattaagaacttaTTATACTCTTTTAATTTTTCAGTACAAATACCAAATAAATGTTGATGGGACAGTTGCAGCTTATAGATTACCATACCTTCTATCCGGAGGTGCCTTAGTATTGAAGCAAGATTCACCATACTATGAACATTTTTATGGCAAATTAAAACCTTTTGAACATTTTGTTCCAATAAGAAGAGATCTATCAGATTTACCAGATAAAATTAATTGGGCTAGAGAAAATGATGACAAGGCACATCAAATTGCGCAAAATGCACAAATTTTTGCTAATTACCATTTATTACCGCAGCACATAATATGCTATCATGCTGTTCTCTTCTTGGTAAGCACatgtattttatgaaaataaaactatttactaaaaaaattatattgaaatatatatctcaatgaataaattataataaataatattattagtctaTATTTAGCattgtttattgatattttaaggaATGGAGTAAAAGAATTAAAGGTGAAGTAAAAGTGGGGA comes from Vanessa atalanta chromosome 3, ilVanAtal1.2, whole genome shotgun sequence and encodes:
- the LOC125077261 gene encoding 2-oxoglutarate and iron-dependent oxygenase JMJD4 homolog — its product is MCEKRTKLDISLDAKFEEFLDYDYSQIEIKSYDCSQLQYDYFFKEHMLRNLPCIIKNITQTWKCSKLWVENDTINYDYFIKQYGQMEAPVADCNQINFNAQCKCDMKVKNYMSYLRSKSSEKLLYLKDWHLRRLTLDNYFYDVPEVFASDWLNEYAIDTKDDDFMFVYIGPKNTWTPFHVDVYTSYSWSVNVTGRKKWILLPPGEEEKLKDTLGNLPLLFDPEKFHNINYFEIIQEKGDGLFVPSGWHHQVFNDLDTISINHNFVNACNIEIVWKALQKNLISVEHEIKEFREMPEFTSQCQLILKSVFGMDFESFVNFIIHIAQKRLDHMNGDTSLLFNVYCLEKNHICFDLKIILKIIKSIQNHHLFLKNIISPNIALELLNIEQTINESLN
- the LOC125077262 gene encoding alpha-methylacyl-CoA racemase, which produces MALKGIKVIEMIGLAPGPFCGTILADFGATVTIVQKLNPPPIEIMSNGKKAISVNLKTKEGVEILKKLCATSDVLLDTYRPGVLEKLGLGAKLLLKENPRLIYAQLTGYGQSGYYRNKAGHDINYVAMSGLLSKLTKNGQPPQPPLNLIADFAGGSVICVLGILLALLDRTRSGKGQIIDASMTEGAAYIGAWVYKSQNTDLFSEEPGSNMLDGGYPFYTTYKTKDNKFMAVGSLEPQFYANLLVGLNLSKEIYTQGNKDICKKKFEEIFLTKTQEEWCTIFENLDACVTPVLDIDQVGKNMCHSTRKSFYKDEENYFQPEPAPKLSISPGIASGKQKPPKHGEHTVMVLKELGYTNSKIQDLIKNSCVYAYTNSHL
- the LOC125077135 gene encoding extensin-like → MSVAFAPRGNRPQLSPAQIQKMLDENAHLIQTIQEYQAKGQLMECHQYQQVLHRNLVYLATVADANQNIQALLPPPHQLAAGNVQQGPLNPPTSGAEVPGSPQQPYRPPSGVSSTPTRPTQSYGQRPYPQNQYQGQYQGAPGVYPPQASYGPPGQGYGPPNPSQQPQGYPPNSTYGPPITTSPNNYPPSTHPGPGYPQSSSQQPYAPPPGSPAAAGSPYPVRGSSQPAYTGNSGYPPPQSGANYPNVGVSSYNSTTSQPQPYQSQPFPNTTPTSAYSSTPISQPNRSPQPPPSGYTSQNPTSTGYGSPSAQSPTYNSSSHGNNVPPSTVASGAPPQSGPPGQQYPPGGQPSPYPPATQPPYSNPSSQPGSPAPSVSTAPPPQSSYPQNPQNYPPGGGAYPPHAYQQGYPPAQYPPSPYPYARAPAPGAPPPGAPQPYPGYGFQPPNQQ
- the LOC125077136 gene encoding 39S ribosomal protein L3, mitochondrial, which codes for MTTSNMKLLCTVLSKMRIDNIITRSHFSHPRFRPPYWYLPKERVMSDELLTQENKDFLEEVKQDKLIHQSALVSPLANNEPQELVQWNPFTRRVGLIARKIGNYPMWSKDGKKFQTTLLQVVDNHVIKYIPPEEFKPMKSSKVVWKEKRKLGCLLVGSETIDPSTVTKEYCGLFNSVGMLPKKHLCRFMISPHAALPTGTPLFATHFRVGDHVDIRAKTIDRGFQGVMKRWGFKGMPASHGVTKTHRRPGNIGAGGEKARVWPGTKMPGHMGNRWRTLRGVKILRINTKHNILWTLGVAIPGETGAMCYLFDTVLPLKKLNTPPPFPTHPPVEDLPIEYHDESIHLFDEPTITFEES
- the LOC125077075 gene encoding protein O-glucosyltransferase 2-like, which produces MLAKYKNFIVLILLNYLTSNLGHNIQIYGPGLQPKNIVMPARYFVVNFTSIDENSYSRDLISNFAVEISGKSLKNNHCRVWANNLDRKDGTFIVRYKVYETCTELSISIYYKNKHIHDSPFKFEGPIQPDQCVCPEEDVNQWLKQYQCPSSYDQIEMDLKPFQQLVMKNQVQKIIKHYHKPESTSFCHYVIKNNEIYRDCYGKHVGFNMFADNILLSLTRKVVLPDMELVINLGDWPLVHKDTEPLPIFSWCGSNETLDIVMPTYDITESALENMGRVTLDTLSVQGNVERKWEDRENRAFWRGRDSRAERLKLIDIARAHPDLLNASLTNFFFFREKEAEYGPKLPHVSFFKFFDYKYQINVDGTVAAYRLPYLLSGGALVLKQDSPYYEHFYGKLKPFEHFVPIRRDLSDLPDKINWARENDDKAHQIAQNAQIFANYHLLPQHIICYHAVLFLEWSKRIKGEVKVGKDMTHVPQTKFECQCDASVKVNHEEL